In Ruminococcaceae bacterium BL-4, one DNA window encodes the following:
- a CDS encoding putative membrane protein (Evidence 3 : Putative function from multiple computational evidences) — MKKQVMMKLICIALCASLVTTTAFAAEGTTANDSSKNYKRQETVYLITDPNGNIQNETVSAWIHNDNGIGNYSESTNLTDVKNVKGEDSPTLDGKELEWKNISGDDLYYQGESSAQAPVTMKVDYKLDGQEISADQLAGKSGKLEMTVSFQNHEKATKSVGGESRTIYTPFLAAALCSFSTDHFQNVKCSEGGAVVSEGNNQIVTMISLPGMKETLGSSVSTLESLSKINLEDSFTITADATNLEMNSIMGAALPAGSQSSNGSFSFDVGQVDSLVDQMESASGQLSEGSEALASALSTYNNKMLELQSAVEALNNGINSLNSGSTELAGGTQQLSSGSDQLASGTEALSTGAKQVKDGSSAFAQGITQLDGSVKKLSAGSNQAKDGAAALQAGLGEFTTALQQVTGSLVDSSMKQISADMSDSNKPFVKSLAKAGSDTKDIGATLQTQNANLIKNLQGIAATTKDATTKAQINAMIAGIQNNTTIGTKLTGLGNDIQAIGQGANSTLTGSAQTIKSNFAGQEKKLNESAQQLNDGAKSVADGTKQISDNLGLVSGGADTLMQKANELAAGAKQVSDGAESAKNGAESLKSGSARVNAGASALQTGATELQSGGIQLQNGIGQLTEAAGTLAEKSGELSTGTNQFKTDGIDLVANKVVSSKADAEKLLDLKDAILDQAKSYKTFSGVSDGCSNHVSFIMKTNEIKKDDSDEKLDEDASVNDGIKTKTDQSFWARMKSLF; from the coding sequence ATGAAAAAACAAGTGATGATGAAACTGATCTGTATTGCATTGTGTGCTTCTCTGGTGACGACAACCGCTTTTGCGGCAGAGGGAACAACGGCAAACGACAGTTCCAAAAATTATAAACGTCAAGAAACGGTTTATCTAATTACCGATCCTAATGGCAATATTCAGAATGAGACAGTTAGTGCATGGATTCACAATGATAATGGAATTGGAAATTATTCCGAATCCACGAATCTAACAGATGTTAAAAATGTAAAGGGAGAAGATTCTCCTACTTTAGACGGGAAAGAACTGGAATGGAAGAATATCTCCGGAGACGACCTTTACTATCAAGGAGAGAGCAGTGCACAAGCTCCCGTCACCATGAAAGTGGATTATAAATTGGACGGACAGGAAATTAGTGCAGATCAGCTTGCAGGCAAATCCGGAAAGCTGGAAATGACCGTCTCTTTCCAAAATCATGAGAAGGCAACAAAATCGGTCGGAGGAGAATCCAGAACCATTTATACGCCGTTTTTGGCGGCAGCTCTCTGCAGCTTTTCTACCGACCATTTTCAGAATGTAAAATGTTCGGAAGGCGGTGCAGTTGTTTCAGAAGGAAACAATCAAATCGTCACCATGATTTCTTTGCCGGGCATGAAGGAAACTTTAGGCTCATCTGTCAGTACGCTGGAGAGTCTAAGCAAGATTAATTTGGAAGATAGCTTTACGATTACTGCTGATGCCACAAATTTGGAAATGAACTCAATTATGGGTGCAGCGCTTCCTGCTGGTTCCCAAAGCAGTAACGGCAGTTTTTCTTTTGATGTGGGTCAGGTCGATTCTTTAGTCGATCAAATGGAAAGTGCTTCCGGTCAGCTGAGTGAAGGCTCTGAAGCTTTGGCAAGTGCTCTTTCTACCTATAATAATAAAATGCTGGAATTGCAGAGCGCAGTAGAAGCGCTGAATAACGGAATCAATTCTTTAAATAGTGGGAGTACAGAGCTTGCAGGCGGTACCCAGCAGCTTTCTTCCGGTAGCGACCAGTTGGCTTCCGGAACAGAAGCCCTTTCGACCGGTGCAAAACAAGTGAAAGACGGCAGCAGTGCCTTTGCACAGGGTATTACACAATTAGACGGCAGCGTAAAGAAGCTTTCTGCTGGTAGTAATCAGGCAAAAGACGGAGCAGCTGCATTGCAGGCCGGATTAGGGGAATTTACAACAGCTTTGCAGCAGGTAACCGGCTCTTTGGTGGATTCTTCTATGAAGCAGATCAGTGCCGATATGAGCGATTCTAATAAGCCGTTTGTCAAAAGCCTTGCAAAGGCTGGAAGTGATACAAAAGATATTGGTGCCACTCTACAGACGCAGAATGCGAATTTGATTAAAAATCTTCAAGGGATTGCGGCTACTACAAAAGATGCAACTACAAAAGCACAGATCAATGCAATGATTGCTGGTATCCAGAATAACACAACGATTGGTACAAAGCTAACGGGGCTTGGCAACGATATTCAGGCGATCGGCCAAGGTGCGAATAGTACGCTTACTGGTTCTGCCCAAACGATTAAGAGCAATTTTGCAGGGCAGGAAAAGAAATTGAATGAATCTGCTCAACAGCTCAATGACGGTGCAAAGTCAGTTGCTGATGGAACAAAACAGATTTCTGATAATCTGGGCCTGGTTTCTGGCGGAGCTGATACTTTAATGCAGAAAGCAAACGAGCTGGCTGCGGGTGCCAAACAAGTTTCTGATGGGGCAGAGAGTGCTAAAAATGGAGCAGAATCCCTTAAGAGTGGCTCTGCACGGGTCAATGCAGGTGCTTCGGCACTGCAGACCGGTGCAACAGAACTGCAAAGTGGAGGAATTCAGCTGCAAAATGGCATTGGACAGTTAACAGAGGCTGCCGGTACCTTGGCAGAAAAGAGCGGAGAGCTTTCGACCGGAACCAATCAGTTTAAGACGGATGGCATCGATCTTGTTGCCAACAAGGTGGTTTCCAGCAAAGCAGATGCAGAGAAATTACTTGATCTGAAAGATGCAATTCTTGATCAGGCAAAGAGTTATAAAACTTTCTCCGGTGTTTCTGATGGCTGCAGCAACCATGTCAGCTTTATCATGAAAACCAATGAAATTAAAAAAGATGATTCTGACGAAAAGCTTGATGAAGATGCATCAGTAAATGATGGAATCAAGACAAAGACCGACCAGTCTTTTTGGGCACGCATGAAGAGTCTCTTCTGA
- the birA gene encoding Bifunctional ligase/repressor BirA → MATKEEVLQYLRKSTGDVSGEELSERLGISRTAIWKAVNALREEGCEIASATHRGYRLLKEPDRINAEDLLQNLDTQFLGKEIQVFKEIDSTNEEVKRQALRGARDGLVIVSEEQNGGKGRLGRAWNSPFGTGLYFSFLLRPEHIPEPLTNATLLAGLGVVRALRRVWGLDAKIKWPNDVVIGNKKVCGILTEMAAEIDKVQYIVPGIGINVGNQSFPDELAVKATSMLIELGKPVKRSEVLLVTLEELDKLFIKKEFPLKEYSDLCVSLHKKVRYTRGLKSYTGTAFAIAPSGELMVRSDEDGTEIPISTGEVIVQGIYGQNI, encoded by the coding sequence ATGGCAACTAAAGAGGAAGTTTTGCAATATCTGCGAAAATCCACGGGGGATGTCTCTGGAGAAGAACTGAGTGAGAGACTTGGGATCTCCCGCACAGCAATTTGGAAAGCAGTAAATGCCCTGCGGGAAGAAGGCTGCGAGATTGCTTCTGCCACTCACCGCGGATACCGTCTTTTAAAAGAACCCGACCGAATTAATGCAGAAGATCTTCTGCAAAATTTAGATACACAGTTTCTCGGCAAAGAGATCCAGGTATTTAAAGAAATTGACTCCACTAACGAAGAAGTAAAACGTCAGGCACTGCGTGGTGCGCGAGACGGTCTTGTGATCGTTTCTGAAGAACAAAACGGCGGCAAAGGAAGACTCGGGCGTGCATGGAACAGCCCTTTTGGTACCGGACTTTATTTTTCCTTTTTACTGCGTCCCGAGCACATTCCGGAACCACTGACAAATGCTACCCTTCTGGCAGGACTTGGGGTTGTGCGCGCTTTGAGACGTGTGTGGGGATTAGATGCTAAAATCAAATGGCCGAATGATGTTGTCATCGGCAATAAAAAAGTCTGCGGGATTCTCACTGAGATGGCAGCAGAAATAGACAAAGTACAGTATATTGTTCCCGGAATTGGAATCAATGTTGGAAACCAATCTTTTCCAGATGAACTTGCAGTAAAAGCGACTTCGATGTTAATTGAACTAGGGAAACCCGTAAAACGTTCCGAGGTTTTGTTGGTTACACTGGAAGAACTTGATAAACTATTTATAAAGAAAGAATTTCCCCTTAAAGAATACAGTGACCTATGTGTCTCACTCCATAAAAAAGTTCGTTATACGCGTGGTTTAAAGTCTTATACGGGAACTGCTTTTGCGATTGCTCCCAGTGGAGAATTGATGGTACGCAGTGATGAAGACGGGACAGAAATTCCGATCAGTACCGGAGAAGTCATCGTTCAGGGAATTTATGGACAAAACATTTAA
- a CDS encoding putative nucleic acid binding protein (Evidence 3 : Putative function from multiple computational evidences) — MDIRPGDRIEMKKPHPCGNKIFLVLRAGMDFKIRCTSCGREVMVPRLKCEKNIRRILRDDPKEKA, encoded by the coding sequence ATGGATATCAGACCCGGTGACCGCATTGAAATGAAAAAACCGCATCCCTGCGGAAATAAAATTTTTTTGGTTCTGCGGGCGGGTATGGATTTTAAAATTCGTTGTACCTCCTGTGGAAGAGAAGTTATGGTCCCGCGCTTAAAGTGCGAAAAGAATATTCGTAGAATCTTACGGGATGATCCAAAAGAAAAAGCTTAG
- the prfA gene encoding peptide chain release factor 1 (Evidence 2a : Function from experimental evidences in other organisms; PubMedId : 2186375, 1408743, 10446248, 12237459, 12682299; Product type f : factor), which translates to MFENLQIFQKRYEELGQKLCLPEIAGDQIKFAALMKEYKDLEPLVNTYGEYEKAQKKLSEAQELLESGDRELHDLALMDREEAQEEIKHLTEEINLLLLPKDPNDEKNVIVEIRGGAGGEEAALFSAVLYRMYTMYAQSRNWQTELLNLNETELGGCKEVTFQISGAGAYSRLKYESGVHRVQRVPETETQGRIHTSTATVAVLPEADEVELIIDPKDLQIDTFRSSGAGGQHINKTSSAIRITHLPTGMVVECQDERSQYKNKDKAMRVLRSRLFEIEQRKHDEAIAENRRSQVGTGDRSERIRTYNYPQSRVTDHRIGLTLYKLEDVLNGSLDQLIDPLIAADRTLQLEKNMRSSEHEN; encoded by the coding sequence ATGTTCGAAAATTTACAGATATTTCAAAAAAGATATGAAGAATTAGGGCAGAAACTCTGTTTGCCTGAAATTGCAGGAGATCAGATAAAATTTGCAGCGCTGATGAAAGAATATAAAGATCTGGAGCCTTTGGTTAATACATATGGAGAATACGAGAAGGCTCAGAAGAAATTGTCGGAAGCGCAGGAACTTCTGGAATCCGGAGACCGTGAACTGCATGATCTTGCCCTTATGGATCGGGAAGAAGCGCAGGAAGAAATTAAGCACCTTACGGAGGAAATTAATCTTCTTTTGCTTCCCAAAGACCCCAATGATGAAAAAAACGTGATTGTGGAAATCCGCGGTGGAGCCGGTGGAGAAGAAGCAGCTCTTTTTTCTGCAGTGCTCTATCGAATGTATACGATGTATGCGCAGAGCAGAAATTGGCAGACAGAGCTTTTGAATTTAAATGAGACGGAACTTGGGGGCTGCAAGGAAGTTACTTTTCAGATTTCAGGAGCAGGTGCTTATTCCCGCTTAAAATATGAAAGCGGCGTTCATCGGGTACAGCGAGTCCCTGAAACGGAAACGCAGGGAAGAATTCATACTTCAACAGCGACAGTGGCCGTCCTGCCGGAAGCCGATGAGGTAGAGCTTATAATTGATCCCAAGGATTTGCAGATCGATACCTTTCGCTCCAGTGGAGCTGGAGGTCAGCATATTAATAAAACCAGTTCGGCAATCCGGATTACGCATCTTCCGACGGGGATGGTAGTCGAATGTCAGGATGAACGCAGTCAGTATAAGAATAAAGATAAAGCAATGCGGGTGCTCAGAAGCCGACTCTTTGAGATAGAGCAGAGAAAGCATGATGAGGCGATTGCAGAAAATCGCCGCAGTCAGGTAGGAACAGGCGACCGATCTGAGCGGATTCGCACTTATAATTATCCGCAGAGCCGTGTGACCGATCATCGGATCGGTCTGACGCTGTATAAACTGGAGGACGTTTTAAATGGCAGTTTGGATCAGTTGATAGATCCTTTGATTGCAGCGGATCGAACGCTTCAATTGGAAAAAAATATGCGCTCATCAGAGCATGAAAATTAA
- the sua gene encoding Threonylcarbamoyl-AMP synthase: MVETELLKADMEGIERAAKFLRDGGLVGMPTETVYGLAANALDGKAVAKIFAAKGRPMDNPLIVHISDFSQIYNLVAVVPESAKKLAKAFWPGPLTMILPKADCIPDEVSAGLPTVAIRFPSHPTAQQLITTAGLPLAAPSANLSGKPSPTTAEHVMHDLSGKIEAVIDGGPCKVGVESTVITLASNPPRLLRPGGITLEQLRSVLGEVEMDDAVLHPLKEGVRATSPGMKYKHYSPKANVIILDGSDEQYRSYVNSHIEQGVMALCYDEDCAGLKSPYLCYGAETDMSQMAHHLFDALREVDLLGAKTVYARCPAPKGVGLAVYNRLMRAAGFEVLHL, encoded by the coding sequence ATGGTGGAAACGGAACTGTTAAAAGCGGATATGGAAGGAATTGAGCGTGCGGCAAAATTCCTCCGGGACGGCGGTCTCGTCGGGATGCCAACGGAGACGGTTTATGGACTCGCTGCAAATGCGCTGGACGGAAAAGCCGTTGCAAAAATTTTTGCAGCGAAAGGACGGCCGATGGATAACCCGTTGATTGTTCATATTTCAGATTTTTCCCAGATTTATAATTTGGTAGCAGTTGTCCCCGAAAGTGCAAAAAAATTGGCAAAGGCTTTTTGGCCGGGGCCGCTTACTATGATTTTACCAAAAGCAGATTGTATTCCAGATGAAGTTAGCGCTGGGCTGCCGACAGTTGCAATTCGTTTTCCCTCTCATCCGACGGCGCAGCAGCTGATTACGACTGCCGGGTTGCCTCTGGCAGCACCTTCTGCCAATCTTTCCGGAAAGCCAAGTCCCACGACAGCGGAACATGTTATGCATGATCTTTCTGGAAAAATTGAAGCCGTAATTGATGGCGGCCCCTGTAAGGTTGGCGTCGAGTCCACAGTGATTACGTTAGCATCAAATCCACCGCGTCTTTTAAGACCGGGTGGAATTACATTGGAGCAGCTGCGTTCCGTTTTGGGAGAGGTAGAGATGGATGACGCAGTGCTGCATCCTTTAAAAGAAGGGGTGCGCGCTACTTCCCCAGGAATGAAGTATAAGCATTATTCTCCAAAAGCAAATGTGATCATTCTTGACGGCAGTGATGAGCAATATAGAAGTTATGTAAATTCTCACATTGAACAGGGAGTAATGGCCCTTTGCTATGACGAGGATTGTGCGGGATTAAAGAGTCCTTATTTGTGTTATGGGGCAGAGACGGATATGTCCCAGATGGCACATCATCTTTTTGATGCCCTGCGCGAAGTGGATCTTCTTGGGGCGAAAACCGTTTATGCTCGTTGCCCTGCACCAAAAGGAGTTGGATTGGCAGTTTATAATCGTTTGATGCGGGCAGCCGGATTTGAGGTGCTTCATCTTTGA
- the coaE gene encoding Dephospho-CoA kinase, with the protein MKQLIIGLTGPTGAGKSTWTAALKNLGCRIIDCDQLAREAVQNPDCIKNLQCAFGEDLISAEGLNRKELAKRAFQNAEHTKLLDQITHPVILALLEKELQSFSKEPTPAIIIDAPQLFESGLDSRCDLIAAVLAPKEIRIKRLQKRDGISREEALSRMSVQYSDDFFRKHCNFILDGNLLPEQVGGRASEFLQQVLEGNA; encoded by the coding sequence TTGAAACAGCTGATTATTGGATTGACCGGCCCGACTGGAGCCGGTAAATCAACATGGACTGCAGCACTCAAAAATTTGGGCTGTAGAATCATTGATTGTGATCAGCTTGCCAGGGAAGCGGTACAGAATCCCGATTGTATCAAAAATTTGCAGTGCGCTTTTGGAGAAGATCTGATTTCGGCAGAGGGGCTTAATCGTAAGGAGTTAGCCAAGAGAGCATTTCAGAATGCAGAGCATACGAAACTCCTTGATCAAATTACGCATCCCGTGATACTCGCTTTACTGGAGAAAGAGCTGCAAAGCTTTTCAAAAGAACCTACTCCGGCGATTATCATTGATGCCCCGCAGCTTTTTGAAAGCGGGCTTGATTCTCGTTGTGATCTTATAGCGGCAGTCCTGGCACCGAAGGAAATTCGAATCAAACGGCTGCAAAAACGAGATGGGATTAGCCGCGAAGAAGCTCTTTCCCGAATGTCCGTTCAATATTCGGATGATTTTTTCCGGAAGCATTGCAATTTTATTTTAGATGGCAATCTTTTGCCGGAACAAGTAGGGGGGCGTGCTTCTGAATTTTTGCAGCAGGTATTGGAAGGAAACGCATGA
- a CDS encoding Transglycosylase, translated as MRYIKRRTNRKLRKKRILIVIAGLLLITGIIVGLVSLLHKSNEQVQHAAYPQEYQEIVNQYTTQFQVESSLVYAVMKAESGFDPHAHSGADARGLMQITPETFDWLQWQMPDDPEYTDEDLYNPEINIRYGCKFLSILQGTYQNLGTCIAAYNAGMGNVNRWLSDGNYSDDGITLKEIPYPETKTYVQRVLSNYQQYKSLYNSQK; from the coding sequence ATGAGATATATCAAAAGACGAACAAACCGGAAATTAAGAAAGAAACGAATCTTGATTGTGATAGCGGGTTTGCTCCTGATAACAGGCATTATTGTTGGCTTGGTATCGCTGCTTCACAAAAGCAATGAACAGGTGCAGCATGCTGCATATCCGCAGGAGTATCAAGAGATCGTCAATCAATATACGACACAATTTCAAGTGGAATCTTCTCTTGTTTATGCTGTCATGAAAGCTGAGAGTGGATTTGATCCCCATGCACATTCTGGGGCAGACGCCAGAGGATTAATGCAAATCACACCGGAAACGTTTGACTGGTTGCAGTGGCAGATGCCGGATGATCCGGAATATACAGACGAAGATCTTTACAATCCAGAGATTAATATCCGTTACGGATGCAAATTCCTTTCAATTTTGCAGGGTACTTATCAGAATCTCGGCACTTGTATTGCTGCCTATAATGCAGGAATGGGCAATGTAAACAGGTGGCTTTCCGACGGTAATTATTCTGATGATGGAATCACGCTCAAAGAAATTCCTTATCCAGAAACTAAGACATATGTTCAGCGGGTGCTGAGCAATTATCAGCAGTATAAAAGTTTATATAATTCCCAAAAATAA
- the apeA gene encoding putative M18 family aminopeptidase 1 (Evidence 3 : Putative function from multiple computational evidences) has translation MAKKQNKGETKKLAEKLLINRKNGFFSVTDEQIEKADKFCEGYKKFLGASKTEREAVLSTIALAEKEGFTPYDPDKNYQAGDKVYFNNRGKAVILAVFGTKGCKNGVRIAASHIDSPRLDLKPHPLYEKDDLALLKTHYYGGLKKYQWTTIPLAMHGRICRKDGSQVDICLGEKSGDPMFTVTDLLPHLGDEQMHKPMMKAIEGENLNILVGSRPIRDDEGDQIFKLNVMRLLNQEYGITEEDFVSADIEFVPAFKPCDLGFDRSMIGAYGHDDRVCAYPAVMAALTAKTPESTIVTVLADREEIGSDGNTGLNSAFMRDFIADLAEKEGLVPRHVMAKSKCLSADVTAAYDPTYASMYEFNNSTFLNNGVAMSKYTGGRGKSGTSEATAELVSEIRSIFEKNDVLWQTGEMGKVDAGGGGTVAMYIANLNVDVVDVGVPVLSMHAPFEVVSKLDIYMTYRGIRSFYEAK, from the coding sequence ATGGCAAAAAAACAAAATAAGGGCGAAACAAAAAAACTTGCCGAAAAACTTCTCATTAATCGTAAGAACGGGTTCTTTTCGGTAACAGATGAGCAAATTGAAAAGGCAGATAAATTCTGTGAAGGGTATAAGAAGTTTTTAGGAGCTTCTAAAACCGAACGGGAAGCTGTCCTTTCAACGATTGCATTGGCGGAGAAAGAAGGATTTACTCCTTATGACCCTGATAAGAATTATCAGGCCGGCGACAAGGTGTATTTCAATAACCGTGGGAAGGCAGTTATCCTGGCAGTCTTTGGAACCAAAGGCTGCAAAAATGGCGTAAGAATTGCTGCATCTCATATTGATTCTCCACGTCTTGATTTAAAACCCCATCCGCTTTATGAAAAAGATGATTTGGCACTTCTTAAAACACACTATTATGGGGGCCTTAAAAAGTATCAATGGACGACCATTCCCTTGGCAATGCATGGTAGAATCTGCCGGAAAGATGGTTCTCAAGTAGACATTTGCCTCGGCGAAAAATCGGGGGATCCGATGTTTACCGTGACCGATTTGCTGCCGCATCTGGGAGATGAGCAGATGCATAAACCAATGATGAAGGCCATTGAGGGAGAGAACCTCAATATTCTTGTTGGCAGCCGTCCGATTCGCGATGATGAAGGAGATCAGATTTTCAAACTGAATGTGATGCGCCTTTTGAATCAGGAATATGGAATTACAGAAGAAGACTTTGTCAGTGCAGATATTGAGTTTGTACCGGCGTTTAAGCCCTGCGACCTGGGATTTGATCGCAGTATGATCGGCGCTTATGGTCATGATGACCGCGTTTGTGCTTATCCTGCAGTGATGGCTGCACTGACGGCAAAAACACCTGAGAGTACAATCGTTACCGTCCTTGCTGATCGGGAAGAAATCGGCAGCGATGGAAATACTGGACTCAACAGTGCCTTTATGAGAGACTTTATTGCAGACTTGGCTGAAAAAGAGGGCCTTGTGCCGCGTCATGTAATGGCAAAATCGAAATGCCTTTCGGCGGATGTAACGGCGGCATATGATCCCACCTATGCAAGTATGTATGAATTTAATAATTCCACTTTCCTGAATAATGGTGTTGCGATGAGCAAATATACCGGTGGCCGCGGAAAAAGCGGAACCAGTGAGGCAACAGCAGAGCTTGTTTCAGAGATCCGGTCAATTTTCGAGAAAAATGATGTGCTTTGGCAAACCGGTGAAATGGGAAAAGTTGATGCTGGAGGCGGCGGAACGGTAGCAATGTACATTGCAAACTTGAATGTTGATGTTGTTGATGTTGGAGTTCCAGTTTTGTCAATGCATGCTCCTTTTGAAGTGGTTTCCAAACTGGATATTTATATGACCTATCGTGGAATTCGTTCTTTCTACGAAGCAAAATAA
- the pyk gene encoding Pyruvate kinase translates to MRKTKIICTVGPATDQGDTLRQLMQNGMDVARLNFSHGTHEDHKVRADKIKQLREELDLPVALLLDTKGPEIRTGTFKEGQVTLKEGASFTLTTKPIVGDETISYVTFSRLPKEVHPNSRILIDDGLIELNVDSCTETEIHCTVINGGILSSQKGINVPNISLSLPFISEKDQSDIAFGVKEGFDLIAASFTRSAEDILNLRRELKKNNCHNMRIIAKIENMDGVRNIDEILRVSDGIMVARGDLGVEVPLEEIPILQKQLIKKAMQQGKTVITATQMLDSMISHPRPTRAEATDVANAIYDGTSAIMLSGETAAGKFPVEALKTMVCIATRTEEDIDYAAILKKRPICSSKSDVTSAISHATCTTAHDLGAAAIITVSKSGTTARMISKYHPACPIITGTTDPVVRRQLNISWGVTPIIIQEQDNTDALFDHAIKMARKAGLVKDGDLTVITAGVPLGISGTTNLLKVQLVGDILVSGKTANKGSACGNLCVCSSPEDAKQNFKAGDILVVHETDNQYLPYMRKAFAIVSEAPGLNSHAAIVGLALDTPTIVGAKNATKILRSGTVVTVDADRGIVYCGQKKFA, encoded by the coding sequence ATGAGAAAAACAAAAATCATCTGTACAGTCGGACCCGCCACAGATCAGGGCGACACTCTACGCCAGTTGATGCAGAATGGCATGGATGTTGCACGGCTGAATTTCTCCCATGGTACACATGAAGATCACAAGGTGCGAGCCGATAAAATCAAGCAGCTTCGTGAGGAACTTGATCTCCCTGTTGCCCTGCTGCTAGATACCAAAGGTCCGGAAATACGAACGGGCACTTTTAAGGAAGGGCAAGTCACATTAAAAGAAGGCGCCTCCTTTACACTGACGACAAAACCCATTGTCGGCGATGAAACGATTTCCTATGTAACATTTTCACGTTTGCCGAAAGAAGTTCACCCCAACAGCCGGATTTTAATTGATGATGGACTGATTGAACTGAATGTGGATTCCTGCACAGAGACTGAAATTCACTGTACGGTAATAAACGGCGGCATACTTTCTTCTCAAAAAGGAATTAATGTTCCGAATATTTCACTTTCTCTTCCTTTTATCAGTGAAAAAGATCAATCCGATATTGCATTCGGTGTAAAAGAAGGATTCGATCTGATTGCTGCTTCCTTTACACGCAGTGCGGAAGATATTTTGAACTTACGGCGCGAATTAAAAAAGAATAACTGCCATAATATGCGTATTATCGCAAAAATCGAAAATATGGATGGTGTTCGGAACATTGATGAAATTCTTCGTGTTTCGGATGGAATTATGGTTGCGCGCGGTGATCTGGGCGTAGAAGTCCCCCTCGAGGAAATTCCAATTCTGCAGAAGCAGCTCATTAAAAAAGCGATGCAGCAAGGAAAAACGGTCATTACTGCCACCCAAATGCTGGATTCTATGATTAGCCATCCTCGTCCCACACGTGCAGAGGCTACTGATGTCGCCAATGCTATTTATGATGGAACGAGCGCAATTATGCTTTCCGGAGAGACAGCTGCAGGAAAATTTCCAGTAGAAGCTCTTAAAACCATGGTCTGCATTGCAACACGCACCGAGGAAGATATCGATTATGCTGCTATTCTTAAAAAGCGCCCCATTTGCTCTTCTAAATCGGACGTCACTTCAGCAATCTCCCATGCGACCTGTACCACTGCTCACGATTTAGGCGCAGCAGCGATCATCACGGTTTCCAAGTCGGGTACTACTGCCCGCATGATTTCAAAATATCATCCCGCCTGCCCCATCATTACCGGCACTACGGACCCCGTCGTTCGTCGCCAGCTAAACATCTCTTGGGGAGTCACCCCGATCATCATACAGGAACAGGACAATACCGATGCGCTCTTTGACCATGCAATTAAGATGGCTCGAAAAGCCGGCCTTGTAAAAGACGGTGATCTGACCGTAATTACTGCCGGTGTTCCTCTGGGGATTTCCGGCACTACAAATTTGTTGAAAGTACAGTTGGTCGGTGATATTCTGGTTTCTGGAAAAACTGCCAATAAGGGGTCTGCCTGCGGAAATCTCTGTGTGTGCTCTTCTCCGGAAGACGCTAAACAAAATTTTAAAGCAGGTGATATTTTAGTAGTTCACGAGACGGATAACCAGTATCTTCCTTATATGAGAAAGGCTTTTGCAATCGTCTCGGAAGCTCCCGGGCTCAACTCGCACGCCGCGATCGTAGGCCTTGCGCTGGACACTCCCACAATTGTCGGCGCAAAAAATGCAACCAAGATTTTGCGCAGCGGAACGGTTGTCACAGTGGATGCCGACCGTGGAATTGTTTATTGTGGGCAGAAAAAATTCGCTTAA